GGGGCACATTGATGAGACCGGCCCGGTACGGCTGCACTGCGAGTTCGCGGTAATCGGTATAATGTTGCGCTTCCACTTTTGTCTTTTCCAAGGCATCGATCTCTTCGTAAATATTTTGCAGCGAGTCGGTGTCGGTCGCACGAAAATATTTACCGTGTGTCAGGTCAGCCACTTTCTGAAGTGTTTCTTCATCAATATTGACCGGCATCCATTGGACGACTTGCTTGCCGCTGAATGGATCTGTTACCGGCACTGGCGCTTCTCCTTTGGTTCCGACTCCGATGGTGTAGACTTTGATTCCCAGGGTCTCAGCGAGCTCCGCTGCCTGAATTGGTTCGACCTCACCAGCGTTATTTTCGCCGTCTGTGAGCAAGATAATCACTTTGCTTTTCACCTTTTCGTCACGTCGTGCATCGAGGGCATTCAGCTTCTCAACGGCCAGTGAAATGGCGTCGCCGATCGCGGTGCCATCTTCACTACGATTGGTGACAATTTGGGCAGTATTCAGTTGCGAGACAAGATGGGCATGGTCCAAAGTCGGCGGTGTGATGCCATCGGCATAACCCGCGAATGTAATCAGACCTACGAGATCGTTGAATCGACCAGCCAGTTCCTCTTTTCCTTCGACAAACTTCCCCGCCACATTTTTAATGGCAGTCAGGCGATCGACATGCTCACCATTGATCTTGAAATCCATGGCTTGCATACTACCGCTGCGGTCAACGACCATTTCGATAGCAATGCCTTCGCTCGTCGTGACCTGTTGTTCACGTCCTTCGCGTGGTCTGGCTAGTCCCAGAATCATGAATAAGATAGCAGCCAGAGTCAGCAGGCGAGGCAACCAGTTGAGTCGTTGCCGGATTGTCGGTGAAAGGTCTTTCGCCATTTTCAGTGAACTAAATGGAACCGCTGATTTTCGTTGTGGCGCAAACAAACGCCACGCCAGGACTGGTAATGTGAGCAGCAGTAAAAAATACCAGGGTGAGTCAAACATTAGGATACCTCCGGAATCGCTGTCTCAGGGACTAACGGTTTTGATAACTCAGTTACACTTCGACGGACGGATTGAATCGCGGCTTGCAACTCATCCACGCTCAAGTCAAGGCCAGCGAATTTCACTTCATCTGCGAGTGACAAAACATTGTTTAAATCGTCTCGCACTAACTTGGAACCAATGTGCCGATC
The sequence above is a segment of the Gimesia algae genome. Coding sequences within it:
- a CDS encoding vWA domain-containing protein, which codes for MFDSPWYFLLLLTLPVLAWRLFAPQRKSAVPFSSLKMAKDLSPTIRQRLNWLPRLLTLAAILFMILGLARPREGREQQVTTSEGIAIEMVVDRSGSMQAMDFKINGEHVDRLTAIKNVAGKFVEGKEELAGRFNDLVGLITFAGYADGITPPTLDHAHLVSQLNTAQIVTNRSEDGTAIGDAISLAVEKLNALDARRDEKVKSKVIILLTDGENNAGEVEPIQAAELAETLGIKVYTIGVGTKGEAPVPVTDPFSGKQVVQWMPVNIDEETLQKVADLTHGKYFRATDTDSLQNIYEEIDALEKTKVEAQHYTDYRELAVQPYRAGLINVPPLLLIAFGLLLARFVLEQTWLRELN